A DNA window from Etheostoma spectabile isolate EspeVRDwgs_2016 chromosome 22, UIUC_Espe_1.0, whole genome shotgun sequence contains the following coding sequences:
- the LOC116672430 gene encoding ATP-binding cassette sub-family F member 2 — protein sequence MPSDLAKKKAAKKKEAAKARQRTKKTDENEEGEQPESQINGAESNGVAFLTKELDEFELAKTEARAVTGVLASHPNSTDVHISSLSLTFHGQELLADTSLELNSGRRYGLIGLNGTGKSMLLSAIGHREIPIPEHIDIYHLTREMAPSEKTALQCVMEVDEQRIMLEKEAERLAHEDSECEKLMELYERLEELDADKAEVRASRILHGLGFTAAMQQKKLKDFSGGWRMRVALARALFIKPFMLLLDEPTNHLDLDACVWLEEELSSFKRILVLISHSQDFLNGVCTNIIHLHQRKLKYYTGNYDQYVKTREELEENQMKRFNWEQDQITHMKNYIARFGHGSAKLARQAQSKEKTLQKMVASGLTEKVVNDKTLSFCFPPCGKIPPPVIMVQNVSFKYSDNTPHIYRNLEFGIDLDTRVALVGPNGAGKSTLLKLLMGELLPTDGMIRKHSHVKIGRYHQHLTEQLELDLSPLEYMMKCFPDIKEKEEMRKIIGRYGLTGKQQVSPIRNLSDGQKCRVCFAWLASQNPHMLFLDEPTNHLDIETIDALGDAINEFEGGMMLVSHDFRLIQQVAQEIWVCENQTITKWKRDILAYKEHLKSKIDGQAHDI from the exons ATGCCATCCGACTTAGCCAAGAAGAAGgcagcaaagaagaaggaggcTGCCAAAGCCCGCCAGCGTACCAAGAAAACTGATGAGAATGAGGAGGGTGAACAACCAGAGTCTCAGATTAATGGAGCAGAGAGCAACG gtGTTGCCTTTTTGACAAAAGAGCTGGATGAATTTGAGTTGGCTAAGACGGAGGCACGGGCAGTGACGGGTGTTCTGGCCTCACACCCCAACAGCACCGATGTCCACATTAGCAGCCTGTCGCTCACTTTCCATGGTCAAGAGCTGCTAGCAGACACTAGCCTGGAGCTCAACTCAGGCAGACGCTATGGTCTTATCGGCCTTAATGGCACAG GAAAATCTATGCTGTTGTCAGCCATCGGGCATCGTGAGATTCCCATTCCAGAGCACATAGATATTTACCACTTAACCCGGGAGATGGCCCCCAGCGAAAAGACGGCTCTGCAGTGTGTCATGGAGGTGGATGAACAGAGGATTATGCTggagaaagaggcagagaggCTTGCACATGAGGACT CTGAGTGTGAGAAGCTGATGGAGCTGTATGAGCGTCTAGAGGAGCTGGATGCAGACAAGGCAGAGGTGCGAGCCTCTCGGATCCTCCATGGTTTGGGTTTCACCGCTGCTATGCAgcagaagaagctgaaggaCTTTAGTGGTGGATGGAGGATGCGTGTTGCTCTGGCCAG AGCCCTGTTCATCAAACCCTTCATGCTGTTGCTGGATGAGCCCACCAACCACTTGGACCTGGATGCTTGTGTGTGGTTGGAGGAGGAGCTCAGCTC GTTCAAGCGAATCCTTGTGCTCATCTCACACTCTCAAGACTTCCTGAATGGTGTGTGCACCAACATCATCCACCTGCATCAGAGAAAACTGAAATACTACACG GGTAACTATGACCAGTATGTGAAGACCAGAGAGGAGTTGGAAGAGAACCAGATGAAGCGCTTCAACTGGGAACAGGACCAGATAACACACATGAAG AATTACATTGCAAGGTTTGGTCACGGTTCTGCAAAGCTGGCCCGACAGGCACAGAGCAAAGAGAAGACGCTGCAGAAGATGGTGGCCTCAGGCTTGACTGAAAAAGTTGTGAATGACAAG ACtctgtcattttgttttcctcCCTGTGGGAAGATTCCTCCTCCTGTTATCATGGTTCAGAATGTGAGCTTCAAGTACAGTGACAACACA CCACACATATATAGAAACCTGGAGTTTGGTATTGACTTGGATACACGAGTGGCTCTGGTGGGGCCCAATGGAGCAGGAAAGTCCACACTGCTGAAGCTGCTGATGGGAGAG CTCCTTCCCACTGACGGCATGATCCGCAAACATTCTCACGTCAAGATTGGCAGATATCACCAG CATCTGACAGAGCAGCTGGAACTGGACCTGTCTCCTTTGGAGTACATGATGAAGTGTTTCCCTGATatcaaagaaaaagaggagatgAGGAAGATCATTGGTCGCTACGGGCTGACTGGAAAACAGCAG GTCAGTCCGATCAGGAACTTGTCAGATGGTCAAAAGTGCCGAGTGTGTTTTGCCTGGCTCGCCTCACAGAACCCTCACATGTTGTTCCTTGACGAGCCCACTAATCACCTGGatattgagactattgatgCACTGGGAGACGCCATCAACGAGTTTGAAGGTGGCATGATGCTAGTTAGCCACGACTTCAGGCTAATTCAacag GTGGCTCAAGAAATTTGGGTGTGTGAGAATCAAACCATCACAAAGTGGAAGAGGGACATCCTGGCATACAAGGAGCACTTGAAATCAAAGATTGACGGGCAAGCGCATgacatctaa
- the si:ch73-173p19.1 gene encoding uncharacterized protein si:ch73-173p19.1, producing MSSTAPTIGELFLILSEMGFSEEQIQAAVQAGHFSVSDAAEWLLQGQYPRHRLVKQSSQPAETAFSAFNPPKEAASTSETQTSPSGSPSLVLRPSQSGTLSPDPLPVESRIKQDKSGFEEQQRQRGAQEAKAERKQKKQERELVLKRIAEDRKSLQEKNQTSAATESSPSSGQGQKLGGKIQTNVDNNCVLMIRLPSGESMRERFPADAPLRSVVEHITGRHPSLASFSLLQGFPRKRFGEAELACSLHSLGLTPNAALCIQTTPPETPQDPPSPADPPSAAQNEPSPCDVAPQPHIPFQEGAGGQDLVLPPPLPNQLWEEAVNYAGIPGVGPSLTGPSHSWGRGQRLVPGQAEEAAGIEVDEEQGEEEEPPYMLNGMPRLPFFPENRFRGEFERRHNWPEQGNRLREAAEDNPAEPEDAGGQEAPGAAGLAAVERLQRAAQQEDPRASQGQPSPPKKPFRAPSVSSLCALATRATVHLMTAPSMQYISSLACLTPELAELLLNHMSRERLLRPRNLELFFGCPLQKFVLNCYPYSTNELLRQLRAFTALKHLSLVNSPLITDTGLSILSSLVKLQYLNLASCNKLTDSCLQHITGLKSLCFLSLDHTKVTDSGMIIYLKSAPSCLSQLSLNQTAVTEATLVVLPTYVPQLRLLSIKQTKVSDVSALAELSSLQTLNLDGTGVTESSLQHLATHPALTSLSLAGIPKADGNHALQIISGLKLTQLTLPGRHSVTDSGLSFLSRLSLLLELDLTDYTQVTDQGVSQLSIMTRLKKLSLSNTQVTDAGLPSLRGLQDLQDLCLDRTAVTSRGVAGLITCLPHLTVLGLASTQVGDTVMRRGLIHCNQLVKLNLSRTRITDHGLKFLKHMHLAQVNLDGTGVSLMGIASLLSLTNISSIRASNTRSIPPDEVSDEEWEAQ from the exons ATGAGTTCCACCGCTCCG ACTATTGGGGAGTTATTCCTCATCCTCAGTGAGATGGGGTTCTCAGAGGAACAGATCCAGGCAGCTGTCCAGGCGGGGCATTTTTCTGTGTCAGATGCGGCTGAGTG GCTCTTGCAGGGTCAGTATCCACGGCACAGATTGGTTAAGCAGTCATCACAGCCTGCTGAGACagcattttctgctttcaacCCACCCAAAGAGGCAGCAAGCACTTCAGAGACACAAACATCTCCTTCTG GGTCCCCTTCATTGGTCCTGAGACCATCACAGTCAGGCACCCTGTCCCCAGACCCACTACCGGTCGAGTCTCGCATCAAACAGGACAAGAGTGGCTTTGAAGAGCAGCAGAGACAACGTGGTGCTCAGGAGGCCAAAGCAGAGAGGAAACAAAAGAAGCAG GAGCGTGAGTTGGTGTTGAAGCGGATAGCTGAGGATCGGAAGAGCTTGCAGGAGAAGAACCAGACCAGTGCTGCCACAGAGTCGTCTCCTTCTAGTGGCCAAGGGCAAAAGCTTGGAGGAAAGATTCAGACTAATGTAGATAACAACTGCGTCCTCATG ATTCGGCTCCCGTCTGGCGAGTCCATGCGTGAACGGTTCCCAGCTGATGCTCCTCTTCGCAGTGTCGTGGAGCACATCACCGGACGTCACCCCTCCCTagcctccttttctctcctccagGGTTTTCCACGGAAACGCTTTGGGGAGGCAGAGCTTGCTTGTTCACTGCACTCTCTTGGCCTCACACCCAATGCTGCACTGTGTATTCAGACCACTCCTCCAGAGACACCTCAGGATCCACCGAGTCCTGCAGATCCACCATCAGCGGCACAGAATGAGCCGTCTCCTTGTGATGTGGCTCCTCAGCCACATATCCCCTTCCAGGAGGGGGCGGGAGGACAGGACCTTGTTCTACCTCCTCCACTACCCAACCAGCTGTGGGAAGAGGCTGTGAATTACGCAGGCATACCCGGAGTTGGTCCTTCCCTGACTGGGCCATCTCACTCCTGGG GCCGAGGCCAGAGGTTGGTTCCTGGTCAGGCTGAGGAAGCTGCTGGCATAGAGGTTGATGAGGAAcaaggagaagaggaagaaccACCTTACATGCTGAACG GAATGCCACGGCTGCCTTTCTTTCCGGAGAATAGATTTCGTGGAGAATTTGAGCGGAGGCACAACTGGCCAGAGCAAGGCAATCGACTCAG GGAGGCTGCAGAAGACAACCCGGCAGAGCCTGAGGATGCTGGAGGTCAGGAGGCACCTGGAGCTGCAGGTCTGGCTGCAGTGGAGCGCCTTCAAAGAGCTGCACAGCAAGAAGACCCCCGTGCCTCCCAGGGACAACCATCACCCCCTAAAAAACCCTTCAGGGCACCCAGCGTGTCGTCCCTATGTGCCTTGGCAACCCGCGCAACTGTCCACCTCATGACTG CTCCCAGCATGCAGTACATCAGCAGTCTAGCATGCCTCACCCCAGAGCTAGCAGAGCTTCTGCTGAACCACATGTCCCGTGAAAGGCTCCTACGTCCACGCAACCTGGAACTCTTCTTCGGCTGCCCATTGCAGAAGTTTGTTCTAAACTGCTACCCTTACTCCACCAATGAGCTCCTGCGGCAGTTACGGGCCTTCACAGCACTGAAGCATCTGAGTCTGGTCAACTCGCCTCTCATCACTG ACACTGGGCTGTCAATCCTGTCCAGCCTGGTCAAACTCCAGTACCTGAACCTGGCCTCCTGTAACAAACTGACTGACTCCTGTCTGCAGCATATCACAG GTTTAAAGAGCCTGTGTTTCCTGTCCCTGGACCACACCAAAGTGACGGATTCTGGGATGATTATATATCTGAAGTCAGCTCCATCCTGTCTCTCTCAGCTTAGCCTGAACCAGACGGCTGTGACTGAAGCCACGCTGGTAGTCCTGCCCACCTATGTGCCACAACTGCGGCTCCTTAGCATCAAGCAGACTAAG GTCAGTGATGTTTCGGCTTTGGCAGAGCTGTCCAGCCTGCAGACTCTTAACCTGGATGGGACAGGTGTGACTGAAAGCTCTCTACAGCACCTGGCCACCCATCCTGCCCTGACTTCCCTGAGTTTGGCGGGAATCCCCAAAGCGGATGGTAACCACGCCCTGCAGATCATCTCAG GTCTAAAGTTGACTCAGCTGACCCTCCCTGGACGCCACTCAGTGACAGACAGCGGGTTGTCGTTTCTCTCTAGACTGTCTCTGCTCTTAGAGCTGGACCTGACTGACTACACACAAGTCACAGACCAGGGAGTCAGCCAGCTCTCCATCATGACCAG GTTGAAGAAGCTGTCACTTAGCAACACACAAGTGACAGATGCAGGGCTTCCCTCCCTGCGTGGCCTGCAGGATCTGCAGGACCTCTGCTTGGACCGGACAGCAGTGACCAGCCGAGGAGTGGCCGGGCTCATCACCTGTCTGCCGCACCTTACG GTGTTGGGGTTAGCCAGCACCCAGGTGGGAGACACAGTAATGAGGAGAGGTCTGATCCACTGCAATCAACTTGTGAAGCTTAATCTCAGCCGCACACGGATCACAGACCACG GTCTAAAGTTCTTGAAACACATGCATCTGGCCCAGGTGAACCTGGATGGCACCGGTGTGAGTCTGATGGGTATTGCGAGCCTTCTCTCTTTGACTAACATCAGCAGCATTCGGGCCAGCAACACCCGCAGCATTCCTCCCGATGAGGTCTCAGATGAGGAGTGGGAAGCCCAGTGA